In Trueperaceae bacterium, the genomic stretch CAGGCGCGAAGCGGTCCTGCAGGAGGCGCGCCGCGGCGGCAGCCTCGTCGGGGTCGGCGGCGAAGAGTTGGATGACGACGTCCGGTTCGCCGGGGTAGGGCGCGGGGATCGCCAGACTGCGTTCGTCGCCCTTCGCGAGGGCGCGAGCGCTGACCATTTCCGTCACCGCCCAGGCGCTGCCGTGCTCGCGGGCGAGACGCCGGAACGGCGCGTCGCTGAACCCCGCCATCGGGGCCAACACCGCACCCCCCTGCGCCAATCGGGCCGCGAAGACGTTCACGACGCCAGCCTACCCGCGGCACCGGGGGGCGCGCGTACCCACACCGAACGCGGAGGGGCCACCGAGGCCGCCGGCGGGGCCCGAGCCGGCGGTCCGGGGCGAGGTGGTAGACTCGCGCCCGGCACGAAATCGACCGGGCTTCGGCCCGTGGGAGGGTGACGATGATCAGCGTGACCGATCTACGAAACGGCACGAAGGTGGAGATGGACGGCGGCCTGTGGGAGTGCCTCGACTTCCAGCACCAGAAGATCGGCCGGGGCGGCGCGAAGGTCGTCGCCAAGTTCAAGAACCTCGAGAGCGGCAGCATCGTCGAGCGGACGTTCAACGCCTCGGAGAAGCTGGCCGACATCTTCATCGACTACAAGACGATGCAGTTCCTGTTCTCCGACGGGGACCTGTTCACGTTCATGGATCTCGAGACGTACGACCAACCGACGTTGGACCGCGCCCAGATCGGGGATGCGGCGAAGTGGTTGAAGCCCAACACCGAGGTCACCGTCGATTACTACGGCGAGAAGGCGCTCAAGGTCACGCTCCCCAACGTCATCGAGCTCGCCATCACCGAGACCGACCCGGGCGTGAAGGGCGACACCGTGTCGGGCGGCAGCAAGCCCGCCACCCTCGAGACCGGCGCGGTCGTGCAGGTCCCGCTGTTCGTCGACCCGGGCACCGTCGTGCGCGTCGACACCCGCTCCGGCGAGTACCTCGGGCGCGTCTGATGGACGTCAAGGAGGTCAAGAAGCTCCTCGACGCGGTGACGGCGGCCGACGTCGACGAGTTCCGCTACGAAACGGCGGACGTCCGCATCGAGGTGAAGCGCAACGGCGTGTCCGCGGCGGCGCCCGCGCCGGCCCCGGTCGCGCCGGCCGCGGCCCCCGCCCCCGCGCCCGCGGTGGCGAACGCCCCCGCGGCGGGCGACGCCGCGCCCGCACCGGAGGCGGCGGAGCCCGGCGACGGGCTGGTGGACGTCAAGGCGCCGATCGTCGGCACCTTCTACGCCGCGCCGGCGCCCGACGCGGAGCCGTTCGTGAAGGTCGGCGACCGCGTCGAGGCGGGCGCCGTGTTGTGCATCCTCGAGGCGATGAAGTTGATGAACGAGATCGAGGCGGAGGTCGCCGGCACGGTCCGCGAGGTCCTGGTCCGCAACGAGGAGCCGGTCGAGTACGGGCAGGTGCTCGTGCGCATCGCTCCGGACTGAGTCGCGTGATCTCGAAACTGCTCGTCGCCAACCGCGGAGAGATCGCCCTGCGGATCCTACGGGCCGCCCGCGAGCTGGGCGTCACGACCGTCGTCGCCTACTCCGAAGCGGACGCGTCGAGCCTCCCGGTGCTGCTCGCCGACGAAGCGGTCTGCATCGGGCCGCCCGCCGCCCGCGACTCCTACCTGAACGTCCACAACCTGCTGGCGGCCGCGCTGGTGTCGGGCTGCGAAGCGATCCACCCCGGGTACGGCTTCCTCGCCGAGAACGCGGAGTTCGCGCAGATGTGCGAGGAACACAACCTGATCTTCGTCGGGCCGCGCCCCGACACCATCCGGCG encodes the following:
- the efp gene encoding elongation factor P, whose amino-acid sequence is MISVTDLRNGTKVEMDGGLWECLDFQHQKIGRGGAKVVAKFKNLESGSIVERTFNASEKLADIFIDYKTMQFLFSDGDLFTFMDLETYDQPTLDRAQIGDAAKWLKPNTEVTVDYYGEKALKVTLPNVIELAITETDPGVKGDTVSGGSKPATLETGAVVQVPLFVDPGTVVRVDTRSGEYLGRV
- the accB gene encoding acetyl-CoA carboxylase biotin carboxyl carrier protein, translated to MDVKEVKKLLDAVTAADVDEFRYETADVRIEVKRNGVSAAAPAPAPVAPAAAPAPAPAVANAPAAGDAAPAPEAAEPGDGLVDVKAPIVGTFYAAPAPDAEPFVKVGDRVEAGAVLCILEAMKLMNEIEAEVAGTVREVLVRNEEPVEYGQVLVRIAPD